Proteins encoded by one window of Salvia splendens isolate huo1 chromosome 14, SspV2, whole genome shotgun sequence:
- the LOC121764686 gene encoding ankyrin repeat-containing protein At5g02620-like → MAGEAVEKKLYNSASQGDVTAVVHLLEEDPYLVHGVIFPYSRNLLHIAAIHGQTSIVEHVLNLNPQLACISDSQKSSPLHIAAARGHVEIASILFSKAPEMCWRRDDQGMNPVHVAAMNGHVEILEHLLLENSMAAMERLHRGQTVMHLCVKHAQLRALKVLVEKMGDLVCTKDDDGDTLLHWAVRCNQLETIQYLVENRVIKHQTRNRMGKTALQILNESPLTTINYLEMKMLITNVSDLSIFQLIPEMSNTVMVVVILIATMAFQTATNPAGGVWNVDDPRSSHKAGEAVMATTQPDQYTNLIFANTTAFICSITAIYIFTARMHINHLFFMTASWIATIAALVSIMFTYYTSVKMITPDEIMHSPRNKILECVMMELYGFGMLYMCVIFVSKLHQSWESKRRRQLDLAADAFPRRVFYWIFQQLEKRGGLPIV, encoded by the exons ATGGCGGGTGAAGCAGTAGAAAAGAAACTCTACAACTCTGCATCACAAGGAGATGTAACAGCAGTTGTACATCTCCTTGAAGAAGATCCATATCTTGTTCATGGAGTCATATTTCCATACTCAAGAAATCTTCTCCACATAGCAGCAATACATGGACAAACATCCATTGTTGAACATGTGCTTAACCTTAATCCGCAGCTAGCTTGTATTTCAGACTCCCAGAAATCATCGCCTCTCCACATTGCAGCAGCAAGAGGCCACGTCGAGATTGCCTCGATATTGTTCTCAAAAGCCCCAGAGATGTGCTGGCGGCGCGACGACCAAGGCATGAATCCGGTTCATGTTGCAGCCATGAATGGGCATGTTGAGATTCTTGAACATCTCCTTCTAGAGAATTCTATGGCTGCGATGGAGAGACTGCATCGCGGACAGACTGTGATGCATTTGTGTGTGAAGCATGCTCAACTTAGGGCGTTAAAGGTTTTAGTGGAGAAGATGGGAGATCTTGTGTGTACAAAAGATGATGATGGTGATACATTATTGCATTGGGCTGTCAGATGCAACCAACTCGAG ACTATACAATACTTGGTGGAAAACAGAGTCATAAAGCATCAAACAAGAAACAGGATGGGCAAAACAGCGCTCCAAATCTTGAACGAGAGCCCTCTAACCACCATCAACTACTTAGAGATGAAAATGCTCATAACAAATGTGTCAGATCTTTCAATTTTCCAATTGATCCCGGAGATGAGCAACACCGTAATGGTGGTGGTAATCCTGATCGCCACGATGGCCTTCCAGACGGCCACTAACCCCGCGGGCGGAGTTTGGAATGTAGATGACCCCAGGTCGTCTCACAAAGCCGGAGAGGCTGTGATGGCAACCACCCAGCCCGATCAATACACGAACCTTATATTCGCCAACACAACGGCCTTCATATGTTCCATCACCGCGATATACATCTTCACCGCCAGGATGCATATCAATCACTTATTCTTCATGACGGCGTCCTGGATTGCCACGATAGCGGCACTGGTATCCATCATGTTCACCTACTACACGTCGGTGAAAATGATCACACCGGATGAGATTATGCACTCGCCAAGAAACAAGATTCTCGAGTGCGTGATGATGGAGCTGTACGGATTTGGAATGCTATACATGTGTGTTATTTTTGTAAGTAAATTGCACCAGTCGTGGGAGAGTAAGAGGCGGCGCCAACTAGATCTTGCTGCCGATGCTTTCCCGCGGCGTGTTTTCTATTGGATTTTTCAGCAGCTGGAGAAGCGGGGTGGTCTTCCGATTGTCTAG